The DNA region CTTCCTTCTACCCCCTCCAGCCCGGTTAGCTCTTCGTCCTCCCTCGACTACTTTAACTATCAGTCTCAAAGATCGTCCGGTCATAACCACTCTTTGATGTCCCCAGGTAGCGTTGAGACCGCCCTTCCATCAACGGATGGCGGGCCTATCAGACGACAAAGAACATCATCCATGGGTAAAGGGCCTTTGTCAAGACCATTACATAGGAAAAGGTTGTCTACAGATTCAACAGGATCCAACTCTTACGAATACATGCCGAGCCTTTCATCGGCCATGTCCAGTGCAGAACAGCCAATACAACCTCAAAGGATGTTTTGGACGATGGATGTCGGTGACAGCTGTGTTTGGTAGGTTCCGATGTTCCTATAGCTTTGCCCCCACGCGCCGAGCTGAATTGACACATCACATATAGGAGTATAATCAGCGTTGAACAAGCATCATACACGTTCTTCACGCCCCCCATTACAAGCTTTGAGGAATTCGAACCTGTGGCACCTTTCCCTGTGGCTAATCGTCTTTTGCCTGCAAACCTCAGCGCTGAAGTGCCTTCCAAGTACGCGCATCATTACACGACGACAACTAACATGCCCCTTGTCACTTTGTAATTCCAATTTAATTGTATCATTCACTCAAGATCAAGAGCTAACCAAAAGGCGATATTTCAGATATGGGAAACATTTTGTCAAGAATGTGGATGGGCGTGCGAAACATGTAATGTACTATGGAGACGAACCGGCGCGGCATAATGAAGTCAGATGGTAAGTCTGCGGTTATTTGTCTGCCCAAGTTATGATGTTAAGAGTGTCCCCCCCCCCTCGCAGTGGTGAAGTTATGGTGGCGTCTGAACCTGAACCGTCAATTAAATCAGACAGGAAAAGGCCTATATTTCTTGTTcgagaggatgggaaagtTATCATTCCGACTTCGCTTCATTACCCCGTATAGATAAGCTCCTTGTGTAATTTCAGTTCCGGTCTTGTATCAGTGACGATTTCAGTCATTTATTATCTCTTTTTGCtagatttttttttttacgGTGTCTGGGTTGGAGTCAATTTGCATGGGTTCAAATTCCATACATCTCTGATATGAGGAATGTATGTAATTCGCGAATGGTGAAATAGAGTCTTTTACTGAAAGTTTGAAGTGCGGAATCTCGCAAGAACTTGCTATAGAATCTCAAAAATCTTACCACAAATAAGAGATGGCTTTGGGCACAGTCATTCCTTTAGACTCCTCCAGATTGGAGTGATATACCTCATAGATCAATCCACCCAGTTGACTTTCCAAGACAAATAATCATATATGATTGCATCTAAATACGAATTATCTGACCCTTAATCAAGACCATTTATTGCTCTGAGTCTTCtgcctcatcatccaccacctccttAATCGTCTTGCGATCATGATGCTGACTACGATCCCTGCCATCCCACCTAGCGCATTTACAAAAGAAAGTGTAGAGTAAGCACCATCCAATGACCGATTGATGAGGTTCTGCTGAGAAGTTGCTCCGAGGAGTAAATTCTGAGAACTAACAAAAATTGTTTCAATGATTGGTTTGTTTTCGTCCTGATAAGCTTGTCAGAGGTCGATCCCATGTTTACAGGCTGACTCTTCTTACTGCGCTTTTTTTGAGTCTCCCCGATAAACCTTCAAAATCACTCTTCAAGCCATCTAAAGCTTTTTTCAACCGTCTTCCGCCCTTTTCAAGTTCCTCTACCTTGACATTCAACATATCCACATCTTTATTCCcactctccttttcttttcttctcgctTCTTGCCTAGCCCTTTGATCTGCTTCGGCGCGTTCATGTTCGTGTACGAATGGTAGCGCATCGTCGACAATAGGATTCGTAAGGTGCTCAACTTTCTGAGTTATCGCATCCATAGAATTAAGCAATGACATTTGATAGCTGACCAGGGCTTCTGCTATGCGAGAGTCCTAAAGACGAAAGTCAGCAGTGATGATTATGGAACCAGTACAATGATCTTACAAATGCCGTGTTGGCAGTAGGGTTCTCTGCTTCCCTGGCCGCGATGGCCTCTGGAGAATCCCTGAATCTCCATGGTTTATACGGCGGCTCCTGATCGGGGTTCAAACAGATGACTAAAGCCTCTAGTTGAGCTTGGAATGCCGCACGCAAACACGTTGGACTTACTGTGCTGAACTTCACCATTAATAAAGTCGTCTTGGAATGTCCCCTTTGCACTTCCACGGTTAATCAGAAATGCGGTAGGTTTTCCGTTCTCTGGAGCCTTGGGACACCTGCTTCCTGGTACGCCACTGAATTTGGCGACTCCTTGCTCTCCGTCCCAGATCACTTTATTCCTCAGTACCTCAAAGTTCTTAGCCGAGGCTACTACTATCCCGTATCCCCAATAACCGCCGGAGAATTCGTTATCAGTGACACTTGCTGAATGTACAACGCTCTCTGTGTCATCTGACCAGGAAGCGGGGCCAATGACGATACCGACTTTGAAGTATCTGCCCAGGGCATACAGATGATTGTTGTGTACCTTTACATTAGTGTAGTCTCCATCCCACGGCTCATAATCAACAAGGTTGATGCCGCCGAGGATGACACGGGTGCGAGCATATATGTGATTGTTTCTGACTGTGGAACCGGCGGAGCCAAATAGGACGATAGCGCCATCGGTCGCGTCGTATACGACCTAGTCATAGCCTCAGCTTTTTGTGAAAAACAGCAATGCAACATGTTACGACAAACTTACGTTGCGTTCAACGATAGAATCCTTACAAGCAAGACTGATACCGTCTGCACGAGGGTTACCCCATGGCGGCCTAATTTCGTCCATACCATCATACTCGTCATCCCATTCTTCACCACAAGGCCCCTGTGGAACATAAGTGAATGAAGTGTGTATGGGAAGATACAATGCTTACGATCTCATTGTCCATAATGTGGCCAAATCTACATTGTCTTGTATCACCCTCTCTGAAATGGAGCGCACTCCATCCTCTAGGTAAGAAGAATCAGTGCTGAACGACCTCATGACTGAATGCTTTCACAGACCTTGGTTCGTAAAGTTTACAATCTCTCACTGTTTGACTCTCTGAATTACCTATTTCTATCAAAGCATCCCCTTTGGGTATTCTCAACAATTGTGGCCTATTGCCATCTATTACCAAGGAACGGATCATTGCATGCGAACATTGCTTGCAATCCGCTCTGATTCGCATATTAGCCTTCAACTCTATATGAAGAGAGGTAACATACTTAATGGCGCATGCcaaatcttctccatccaccACGAGCATGGCCCTGTTACGGTCTTTGGGATTACCCAAAGTCGTGAGAGTCTGGCTAGGAGCCGTGAAAATAATGGAAGAATTAAGCCTGTGCACAGACCCTGGGCATAATGTGACCGTGGTGCCTTCACCTCCTATGGAACATAATAATACGATTAAAAAGGGCTCTTGTTAGCTAGAAGTTGTAAATAGACACCAAGAGCCTCGAGAGACGCACCGAGGGCCAAGGCATCGTTTATGCTATCCTGATTGCCAGAGACGAGGCATTTTGGTGTCGTTGCAGCTACCGCCGATGCTACataaaggaggagggggatgaGGGGAATGAGCATGGTGGTAAATGGGCACAGAGCCGGAGCTGCTTCGGCTGAAGATACTTATGATATCGCAATTGATATTTATTCTTCCCCGTCGCTTCACGGTCGGTCTACGGTAAACACGCGACGAACTTCCGTCGGAATCTAAGGCGGACAGGCCCGACTTACACAAaaattattattattatcgCGGTCGTAACATCGACACCAAACGAACGACGGTATTACACAAGAAATCGTGTAGCCGTTATATCTTCTGCATTTATCACACTGTGGCCTACAATAATCATTATACAATAGCAACGATGCCAGGTGAGCAATTGAGTGCCTCTTTCATGGACCCTTTTCTTACTTGCACCATATAGCCCAACAAGCAACATCCACTTCGGCTTTGCCTTCTACATCCCATACTGCTCAGCCCGTACAGCCTTCTAAACTCGCCAAAAACCCCCGGTTGCCAGCTACCATGGTCACTCCTTCCGGATCCATTCAGGCATCACAAAAGAACAAATCTCATAAGGGACAAAtatccaagaagaagagggccaagctggagaagggcaaggaaaaggcagCTGAGTTAAGTGGCAAGCTAGAAGTCAAAGTtcgggaaagagaggatagAAAGGTGAGCTTTGTGTCTAATAATGGGGGTGAAAGCGTTAACATTGCTCATAGGCGAAGAGACAaagagcgaagaaggcttggGAGTAGATTTTCAAAGGTCTTGATGATACGGCGACGACCGTGAACATCGATTATTACCGCTGCGGCACTGCCTTTTTATAAGCCGCCAAAATGTACTTGTATAACACGACAGTATCTGAAGATGAGACGAATGTTTTGTACTTTGCAACGTGTATAATGACCAACTCAGAACGTCTTCTTCGTGATTTTATGCAATTTGCATTTTAGACGGATTGCAGTCGGAAGCAATGATCTTGATAGTAAGCCCGCCTGGATTCTTCGAGAGATATACCACTTCGAACAAATTGAATCAAACCCGAACATAAGACGCATGGCTCAAAGCAATCTCATCTCAAAAGGTACAAaaccccatcatcatcctccatctAAGCACGGCCCGCACCAGGGATGAATCGagtcttcctctctcgGGGAGCGTTGGCAGAGACGTTGATGACGTTGACGGAAAGGTCGTCCATACCCAAAGACTTGAGGAGGTCCTTGGTCTCGGCGTCGACCTCGAGAGGAGACTCCTCGGAAGAAGCAAGGGCAGAGACCTCGGGGACGTACCTGAGGGCATATCAGCAAATGAACTTTACGACAGGTGAGATAATACATACTGGTCCTTTCgctccctctcttcctcctgcaaCCTGAAAGAGATACCTCGGACAGGACCCTTCTGGATTCGCTTCATCAAGTGGGTGGTGACTGTTTTCCGGTCAATATCTGCAAGACCGTTTTCATAGTCGGATAGACTCACAACCAGCGATCTTgttcctcaacctcttAGAGGGAACAGTGGCGACCTCATCAAGGATTCGCTTGTTGGAGCTGCAGAATTGGTCAGTCACATGTGCTTTATCCTCTCGGATTTCGCAGCTGGCAAACTCCTCCAG from Cryptococcus neoformans var. neoformans B-3501A chromosome 4, whole genome shotgun sequence includes:
- a CDS encoding 40S ribosomal protein S17 (Match to ESTs gb|CF193675.1|CF193675, gb|CF192783.1|CF192783, gb|CF192782.1|CF192782; HMMPfam hit to Ribosomal_S17e, Ribosomal S17, score: 248.9, E(): 8.5e-72), encoding MGRVRTKTVKRSSRILIERFYPRLTLDFHSNKRILDEVATVPSKRLRNKIAGFTTHLMKRIQKGPVRGISFRLQEEERERKDQYVPEVSALASSEESPLEVDAETKDLLKSLGMDDLSVNVINVSANAPRERKTRFIPGAGRA